A portion of the Plasmodium relictum strain SGS1 genome assembly, chromosome: 11 genome contains these proteins:
- the DOA1 gene encoding polyubiquitin binding protein, putative: MEDNEYELGGILIGHDKGIRSLCVISSNLFDELKDYDLKFQYIVSADCNGTIIVWKEGEYEEMNKKEKNIKNNINNLREIECSNDEKKQNENNNDYLYNYNFILYKKIEIHEKFIYSLCYSKYMGISELKNCKKNIENHLYIYSGGNDRNIYLFNLNGFIELVLQGHKNSICSIVEKNENILLSGDWNGEVFIWRIEKNEKEKNNNDLSNEINEKSRISGDKYSYSILKILNNHKHAVYVNYLNDLILTISQNNILNIWNSKGEKTDEIKNIHNDSVRDIILFNENKNVITFSNDENIHIYDINFNLIKIYKGHKGFIFYVCVNEKEKIMISCGDDKSIKIWCIKDIYELMKTYNVANLRKNNLINENFNCLQTIYLTDTLWNIKLLSNGDFACACNDSSVRIYTNKKEKKLKKEIIEIFEKQYGKKNNINDENVNGIENINNIIGKEGEIKIFKNKEKYEAYKYENSQWVLIGDVVDDTKSEKKFYIGDTLFKHGYYDEIFSIDTGYGSIKQLPYNKDDNILLIAEKFCKREGISVSHVKSIVDFINQNSPVKNNRENYEIENENKKKNFKTILNVFTVQKSSLDRILQKIKEFNLLLSDDDKYKLNNEDINSLTNIINIYIKDIKNMYKFNTADINLIIKLFEWSPFYIFPVIDLFRVLVLNKNCDFLFNNKYSFNAFKLVYDCISFYIKNSENLKENDDNKLDSLLLCCLRFYLNMFNLSTPRYYMYKKYNFILKQFSEIKSNNANINILFIKIFFNYIIVLNENNDNELRKMLFEIIHSFRNRTDDMEFIYIYSLCFHTSYNSYIKQTEEIIKKCDTINFIKNKLNSLISQKNEQNERFFKNVKLILDDLNLKK, from the exons ATGGAAG ATAATGAATATGAATTAGGAGGAATTTTAATTGGTCATGATAAAGGAATAAGGAGTTTATGTGTTATAAGTAGTAATTTATTTGATGAATTAAAGGATTATGATTTAAAATTTCAATATATAGTTAGTGCTGATTGTAATGGAACAATTATTGTTTGGAAAGAAGGAGAATATGAAGAAATGaataagaaagaaaaaaatattaaaaacaaCATAAATAACTTAAGAGAAATAGAATGTtcaaatgatgaaaaaaaacagaatgaaaataataatgattatttatataattataattttattttatataaaaaaatagagatTCATGAGAAATTTATTTACTCTTTATGTTATAGTAAATATATGGGAATAagtgaattaaaaaattgcaAAAAAAACATAGAGAAtcacttatatatatatagtggAGGAAATGATAGgaatatttatctttttaatttaaatggTTTTATTGAATTAGTATTACAAGGACATAAGAATAGCATATGTAGTATtgttgaaaaaaatgaaaatattttgctAAGTGGAGATTGGAATGGAGAAGTATTTATTTGGAGGATTGAAaagaatgaaaaagaaaaaaataataacgaTTTAAGTAATGAGATAAATGAGAAAAGTAGAATTAGCGGAGATAAGTACTCTTACAGTatactaaaaatattaaataatcatAAACATGCTGTATATGTAAATTACTTAAATGATTTAATACTAACTATTTctcaaaataatatattgaaTATATGGAATAGCAAAGGAGAGAAAACAGacgaaattaaaaatatacacaaTGATAGTGTTCGtgatataatattatttaatgaaaataaaaacgttattacattttctaatgatgaaaatatacatatttatgatattaattttaatttgataaaaatatataaaggaCACAAgggttttattttttatgtgtgtgtaaatgaaaaagagaaaataatgattagTTGCGGTGATGATAAAAGCATTAAAATATGGTGTATTAAAGATATTTATGAGTTAATGAAAACATATAATGTAGctaatttaagaaaaaataatttaataaacgAAAATTTTAATTGCCTACAAACTATTTATTTAACTGATACATTATGGAATATTAAACTGTTAAGTAACGGTGATTTTGCATGTGCTTGCAATGACAGTTCCGTTAGAATATACACTAATAAGAAggagaaaaaattaaaaaaagaaataatagaaatatttgaaaaacaatatggaaaaaaaaataatataaatgatgaaaatgtaaatggaatagaaaatataaacaatatCATAGGAAAAGAaggagaaataaaaatttttaaaaataaggaaaagTATGAGGCTTATAAATACGAAAATAGTCAGTGGGTTCTTATTGGTGATGTAGTTGATGATACTAAATcagaaaaaaagttttatattGGAGATACGTTATTTAAACATGGATATTATGatgaaatattttcaataGACACAGGATATGGTAGTATAAAGCAACTACCTTATAATAAAGATgataatattcttttaatagcTGAAAAATTCTGCAAAAGAGAAGGGATTTCTGTTAGCCATGTAAAATCAATTGttgattttattaaccaaaaCTCTCcagttaaaaataatagggaaaattatgaaatagaaaatgaaaataaaaaaaagaattttaaaactattttaaatgtttttaCAGTACAGAAATCTTCACTGGATAggattttacaaaaaattaaagaatttaATTTACTTCTTTCAGATgatgataaatataaattaaataatgaagacATCAATTCCTTAAccaatattataaatatatatataaaagatatcaaaaatatgtataaatttaACACAGcagatataaatttaattattaaactTTTTGAGTGGTctcctttttatatatttccaGTAATAGATTTATTTAGAGTATtagtattaaataaaaattgtgattttttatttaataataaatattctttCAATGCTTTCAAATTAGTATATGATTGtatatctttttatattaaaaattcagAAAATTTGAAAGAAAATGACGATAATAAACTAGATTCTTTGTTATTATGCTGTCTAAgattttatttgaatatgTTTAATTTGTCTACCCCCAGATactatatgtataaaaaatataattttattttaaaacaattttCTGAAATTAAATCGAACAATgctaatattaatatattatttataaaaatattttttaattatataatagtattaaatgaaaataatgataatgaatTAAGAAAAATGTTATTTGAAATTATTCATTCTTTTAGAAATAGGACAGATGACATggaattcatatatatatattccttATGCTTTCATACTTCATATAATTCTTATATCAAACAAACTGAagaaattatcaaaaaatgcgatacaattaattttattaaaaataaattaaattctttaatttctcaaaaaaatgaacaaaatgagagatttttcaaaaatgttaaattaattttagatgatctcaatttaaaaaagtga
- a CDS encoding 50S ribosomal protein L9, mitochondrial, putative, producing MIKIKEIKYFFNFKKLYMSSYLNYNKYTIKRKTYIAAVENKYTYIILLNNITHIGDKGEIIKIKRGCARNLIKERKAVYATYENVDNYADKEKYQRNQRVDIKKSVLIEEDFEKYFAQLKNIDITIYLDTYKYTNNVSYNLYDFFNYISNNYELDLTHKNLHKINYYKNKEDYSNDKKQQIYSDINNLNDLIIQNNSFFKYTGIYVIYYYLFLPNTNFLNEIIFRISSLQEYELMKDEKNKKTDIIYSID from the exons atgattaaaataaaagaaataaaatatttttttaactttaaaaaattatatatgagttcttatttaaattataacaaatatacaataaaaagaaaaacatatatagCAGCTGTCGAAAATAAATAcacatatataatattattaaataatataactCATATTGGTGATAAGGgagaaataataaagattaaAAGAGGATGTGCTagaaatttaattaaagaaaGAAAAGCAGTTTATGCAACATATGAAAATGTGGATAATTATGCTGATAAAGAGAAATATCAAAGAAATCAAAGAgttgatataaaaaaaagtgtacTTATAGAAGAagattttgaaaaatattttgcacaattaaagaatatagatataacaatttatttagATACGTATAAGTATACTAATAATGTTTCATATAACTTGTATgacttttttaattatatttctaataattatgaattaGATTTAACacataaaaatttacataaaattaattattacaAAAACAAAGAAGATTATAGTAATGATAAAAAGCAACAAATATATTcagatattaataatttgaatgatttaataattcaaaataactctttttttaaatatactggaatttatgttatttattattatctatttttaCCAAAcactaattttttaaatgaaataatttttagaaTATCCTCTCTTCAAGAATACGA aTTAATGAAGGATGAGAAAAACAAGAAAACTGACATTATCTATAGTAtagattaa
- a CDS encoding DNase I-like protein, putative yields MFYTKNSIIPWFFKKTYIVNKLKKNEYQFFVCKYIGNAFYIRKNDTNTFTNCQIRLCYCKYSEKEIRENNSYDNYLVRKTQINKNIKNIRNKNKIKIDLRNNSSNNNYAINNSINNKKKNFINNFTNNKENNNISSTKNCININEESTMDLCTNNSARLKILSKRILKSKDQNISKNKDSSTGENKVIIECKGKKKKYLFEEFSIFSFNILANSLVDYKYDSNCPNVMNWMNRKKWIFQSIVKKLSDIICLQEVEKSYFVELQGKLKNLNYKGLFLKKKKETCKDGICIFYNTKVFELLFFDEIIYDKSPLLKKWHVGLIVALKNLKSKKIEYYDETDNKSNIKDSKNNLNDNISDINDIVIVSNTHLIFDSYKGDIKLYQLCYMTYRLILMMNKCINYLKKKDETDENTKILEPSIIFCGDFNITPNSLLYYFIINRYINLKNINLKFLSGQYLMFKKQYYFNNYFKGIQIRTMFDESIIEDLKYEECNNSLENIKKESLFFFFKSKNILNKEYLINIFSKKNNYLNDYNFFDHYDTTKNKDKNIYDNKAKNLYFNIEENEHEYNDNKKILHRNEDNYNNYEHNDEEYFLVERKEKFSHEKEKDLNNDKKKEIEVIINEKEDDFILYYPLYFKSIYNRFIENRIEKYCYKYDSIDKLSNKENNVMLNDAPFTVFHGKQKGCVDYIFYSYKNLRKISCTKLPPFDKLAKYGCLPNKKYRCSDHLYLHATLIRRNIE; encoded by the exons atgtTTTATACTAAAAATAGTATAATTCCATGGTTTTTCAAGAAAACGTATATagtgaataaattaaaaaaaaatgaatatcaATTTTTTGTGTGTAAATATATTGGAAATGctttttatataagaaaaaatgataCTAACACTTTTACTAATTGCCAAATAAGATTATGTTATTGTAAATATagtgaaaaagaaataagagAAAACAATTCATATGATAATTATTTAGTAAGAAAAAcgcaaataaataaaaatataaaaaatataagaaataaaaataaaataaaaattgatttaagaaataatagttctaataataattatgctattaataattcaataaataataagaaaaaaaactttattaataattttacaaataataaagaaaataataatattagtaGTACTAAAAAttgtattaatataaatgaagaaagcACAATGGATTTATGCACAAATAATAGTGCTagattaaaaattttatcaaaaagAATATTGAAGAGTAAAGatcaaaatatttcaaaaaataaagattctAGTACTGGCGAGAATAAAGTAATAATTGAATGtaagggaaaaaaaaaaaaatacttatttgaagaattttctattttttcatttaacaTTTTAGCAAATAGTTTAGTTGATTATAAATATGATAGCAACTGCCCCAACGTTATGAATTGGatgaatagaaaaaaatggaTTTTTCAAAGCattgttaaaaaattatcagaTATAATATGTTTGCAAGAGGTTGAAAAGTCTTATTTCGTGGAACTACAAGGTAaattaaagaatttaaattacaaaggattatttttaaaaaaaaaaaaagaaacctGCAAGGATggaatttgtattttttataatacaaaagTTTTTGAATTATTGTTTTTTGATGAAATTATTTATGATAAATCCCCTCTTTTAAAGAAATGGCATGTAGGCTTAATAGTAgccttaaaaaatttaaaatcaaAAAAGATAGAATATTATGATGAGACAGACAATAAAAGCAATATCAAAgatagtaaaaataatttaaatgataatatatctgatataaatgatattGTTATTGTTTCTAATactcatttaatttttgattCTTACAAAGGagatattaaattatatcaGTTATGCTATATGACTTATCGTTTAATTCTTATGATGAATAAATGTATtaactatttaaaaaaaaaagacgaAACAGATGAAAATACTAAAATTCTTGAACCatctattatattttgtGGTGATTTCAATATAACACCTAATAGTTTATTAtactattttataattaatagatatataaatttaaaaaatataaatttaaaatttttatcagGTCAATATTTAATGtttaaaaaacaatattATTTCAATAATTATTTCAAAGGAATTCAAATTAGAACAATGTTTGATGAAAGCATAATAGAAGatttaaaatatgaagaaTGTAACAATTCAttggaaaatataaaaaaggaatcattattttttttttttaaaagtaaaaatatattaaataaagaatatttaattaacatattttcaaaaaagaataactatttaaatgattataatttttttgatcaTTACGAtacaacaaaaaataaagataaaaatatatatgataacaAAGCAAAGAACTTGTATTTCAAcatagaagaaaatgaacATGAGtacaatgataataaaaaaattttacatagAAATGAAGATAATTACAACAATTATGAACATAATGATGAGGAATACTTCCTTGtagaaagaaaagaaaaatttagtcatgaaaaagaaaaagacttaaataatgataaaaagaaagaaatagaagtaataataaatgaaaaagaggatgactttattttatactaccctttatattttaaaagcaTATATAATAGATTTATTGAAAATAGGATAGAAAAATATTGCTATAAGTACGATAGCATTGATAAATTAAGTAATAAAGAAAACAACGTAATGTTAAACGATGCTCCATTTACTGTTTTCCATGGGAAACAAAAAGGATGTGttgattatatattttattcatataaaaatcttagg AAAATATCGTGCACTAAATTGCCACCTTTTGATAAACTTGCTAAATATGGGTGTTTGCCGAATAAG aaatATCGTTGTTCTGATCATTTGTATTTACATGCTACGTTAATCAGAAGAAATATtgaataa